One part of the Musa acuminata AAA Group cultivar baxijiao chromosome BXJ1-5, Cavendish_Baxijiao_AAA, whole genome shotgun sequence genome encodes these proteins:
- the LOC135674904 gene encoding protein OXIDATIVE STRESS 3 LIKE 4-like — protein MSSLVVPNAGLKNHHVGLPVYLHGEEQVEKKRKEEAEVVRRRNGFCLGRKEVAAESSESSSIGAASSEDEGSRQEGREAKEEEVESKRKDGAALGSLDSLEDSLPIKRGLSNFFSGKSKSFASLSDAATASAKDMAKPENPFSKRRRLLMMSNIRSASYTSLSSRDHTVKEADEEEEE, from the exons atgtcgTCTCTGGTGGTGCCCAATGCGGGACTGAAGAATCATCACGTTGGCCTGCCAGTGTACCTCCACGGAGAGGAGCAGgttgagaagaagaggaaggaggaggcggAGGTGGTGCGGAGGAGGAACGGGTTCTGTTTGGGGAGGAAGGAGGTGGCGGCGGAGTCATCAGAGAGCTCGTCGATCGGCGCCGCGTCGTCCGAGGATGAGGGCTCACGCCAAGAAGGTAGGgaggcgaaggaggaggaggtggagagcaAGAGGAAGGATGGGGCGGCGCTGGGGTCTCTGGATTCCTTGGAAGACTCTCTTCCCATCAA GAGAGGGCTATCCAATTTCTTCTCAGGGAAGTCGAAATCATTTGCCAGCTTATCAGACGCTGCCACCGCGAGCGCAAAAGACATGGCGAAGCCCGAAAACCCCTTCAGCAAACGCAGGAGACTCCTCATGATGAGCAACATTAGAAGTGCTTCCTACACTTCACTCTCGTCCCGAGATCACACGGTGAAGGAAGcagatgaggaagaggaggagtag
- the LOC135673055 gene encoding probable WRKY transcription factor 17, whose translation MAVDLMGYGKMDEQMAIQEAATAGLRSMEHLIFQLSHRHQSPQLDCREITDLTVSKFKKVISILNRTGHARFRRGPAGPPTENPPPRAPLALTLPPAKPPRHLAPPPPPPPPPPPQALTLDFTKPVAIGGRSEATGSKYTTESFSISTTMTSATSSFMSSITGDGSVSNGKIVSSSFLPASSGKPPLSSSSFKKKCHEHAHSELVAGKYAVPGGRCHCSKRKKSRVKRTIRVPAISSKTADIPPDEYSWRKYGQKPIKGSPYPRGYYKCSSVRGCPARKHVERAPDDPTMLIVTYEGEHYHNRGAAVAAPAEPSDVPMAAV comes from the exons ATGGCGGTAGATCTGATGGGGTATGGGAAGATGGACGAGCAGATGGCGATCCAGGAGGCGGCCACCGCGGGGCTCCGCTCCATGGAGCACCTCATCTTCCAGCTCTCCCACCGCCACCAGTCGCCGCAGCTCGACTGCCGCGAGATCACTGACCTTACCGTCTCCAAGTTCAAGAAGGTCATATCCATCCTCAACCGCACGGGCCACGCCCGCTTCCGCCGCGGCCCCGCCGGGCCGCCGACGGAGAACCCGCCTCCGCGAGCGCCGCTGGCCCTGACCCTCCCACCGGCCAAGCCGCCCCGGCACCtggccccgccgccgccgccgcctccccctCCGCCGCCGCAGGCCTTGACCCTCGACTTCACGAAGCCGGTCGCCATCGGCGGGCGGAGCGAGGCCACCGGCAGCAAGTACACGACGGAGAGCTTCAGCATCTCGACGACGATGACGTCCGCGACGTCGTCGTTCATGTCGTCCATCACCGGAGACGGCAGCGTCTCCAACGGCAAGATCgtatcctcctccttcctccccgCCTCCTCCGGCAAGCCtccgctctcctcctcctccttcaaaAAGAAGTGCCACGAGCACGCTCACTCCGAGCTCGTCGCCGGAAAGTACGCCGTCCCCGGCGGCCGCTGCCACTGCTCCAAGCGAAA GAAATCTCGGGTCAAAAGGACGATACGGGTGCCGGCGATAAGCTCGAAGACGGCCGATATCCCACCCGACGAGTACTCCTGGCGCAAGTACGGGCAAAAGCCCATCAAGGGCTCCCCCTACCCGCG GGGCTACTACAAGTGCAGCAGCGTGAGGGGGTGCCCTGCGCGGAAGCACGTGGAGCGAGCGCCCGACGACCCCACGATGCTGATCGTCACCTACGAGGGCGAGCACTACCACAACCGCGGCGCCGCCGTCGCCGCGCCTGCAGAGCCATCCGACGTCCCCATGGCCGCCGTCTGA
- the LOC135674905 gene encoding protein MANNAN SYNTHESIS-RELATED 1-like, whose amino-acid sequence MLWSLQDIWAPHWCSLTSEEESLVNRGIASLISVCSSSANPESDRTEAFSCGHVYLVKDSHHCRNFREMYDAGKFIHSLSGVVNVADQLPAEVAAQMPSLVRVPHGVSEDFITQNIKPIFQTSHYLRLASYFTSVDWRRREKRNGDLDSTACLAMFGSLELKQGIAEAADGVVDRLRTLSRNIGSRFIAIDLRSDALEKRGCKESDGRSKACYGARETAEFLRRIGFNGDNPIYVTQTRWDESLDPLREFFPRSYTKDDLMPAEKKGELVSSGSEVERALDLLVCAQSDVFVPAISGLFYGNVAGRRIASGRPEMVVPSRGPPFSARASDFVSSYVSRKNHVAYSCYC is encoded by the exons ATGCTGTGGTCATTGCAAGATATCTGGGCGCCACACTGGTGCTCCCTGACATCAGAGGAAGAAAGCTTGGTCAACAGAGGTATTGCTTCTTTGATTTCGGTATGCTCTTCCTCTGCAAATCCTGAATCTGATCGAACAGAAGCTTTTTCTTGTGGCCATGTGTACTTGGTGAAAGACTCGCATCATTGCAGGAACTTCCGAGAGATGTATGATGCGGGTAAGTTCATCCACAGCCTGAGTGGTGTCGTTAACGTAGCCGACCAGCTTCCGGCTGAAGTAGCAGCTCAGATGCCATCTCTTGTTCGAGTCCCTCATGGCGTATCTGAAGACTTCATCACCCAAAACATCAAACCGATCTTCCAAACCAGTCATTACCTGAGGCTCGCGAGCTACTTCACCTCAGTCGATTGGAGGAGAAGGGAGAAGCGCAACGGCGACTTGGATTCCACCGCTTGCTTGGCCATGTTTGGCAGCCTCGAACTGAAACAGGGGATCGCCGAAGCGGCTGACGGGGTCGTGGACAGACTGCGAACGCTCAGCCGCAACATCGGCAGCCGGTTCATCGCCATCGACCTCCGCAGTGATGCTCTGGAGAAGAGAGGCTGCAAGGAGAGCGACGGCAGAAGCAAGGCTTGTTACGGTGCACGGGAGACGGCAGAGTTCTTGAGGCGGATCGGCTTCAACGGAGACAACCCCATCTACGTAACCCAGACTCGGTGGGACGAAAGCCTCGACCCATTGAGGGAGTTCTTCCCGAGGAGCTACACCAAG GACGATCTGATGCCTGCGGAGAAGAAAGGTGAGTTGGTCAGCTCAGGGAGCGAAGTGGAGAGAGCACTTGACCTCCTTGTTTGTGCCCAAAGCGATGTGTTCGTGCCTGCAATTTCTGGTCTGTTCTACGGGAACGTGGCCGGGAGGAGGATAGCTTCGGGCCGCCCGGAAATGGTGGTGCCATCTCGAGGGCCGCCTTTCTCCGCCAGAGCTTCTGATTTCGTCTCGAGCTATGTCTCCAGGAAGAACCACGTTGCGTACTCGTGTTACTGCTAA
- the LOC135673056 gene encoding exocyst complex component EXO70A1-like, with translation MEGGRRGMDSLVTARRTLVASLEKSRTLGAALARAGPRLDEIRQRLPSLEAAVRPICADRGALAAAGGHIDRAVGPAAAVLKVFDAVHGLERSLLADLRADLFGYLSVLKRLEEALRFLSENCGLAVQWLDDIVEYLDDHSLADPRFIEALKASLDSVKPSPSALDGGLLVAALDKLESQFRRLLADHTVPLQMPSDIVGVPAIAPSPLPVSVINKLRAILERTTANDRLDRCISIYVDVRGSNVRASLRALDLEYLEITPAEFNGVQSIEGYIQKWCRHLEFAIKHLFEAEFKVCIEVFERAGPRDVALSCFAEIAAHAGMLAFLRFGKTVTETRKDPIKLLKLLDIFATLNRLRLDFNRIFGGKACSEIQNQTRDLIKRVIDGACEIFWELLHQVELQRQTPPPSDGAVPKLVAFVTDYCNKLLSEEHLPVLTQVLIINRSWKQEKFQERLLTDAILDIFKALEANFETWSKSYEDIPLSYLFAMNTHWHFYKNLKGTKLGELLGEAKLKEHEQYKDYYAAYFLRESWGKLPSLLSREGLILFSGGRSKARDLVKQRLKAFNRSFDEMYQKQSTWVISDKELREKLCHSIVQTIVPSYRSYMQNYGPLVEQDASASKYAKYTAQSLENMLGSLFLHKPGRTMSLNIRHSNGKLNSVMTSMSRSASTVS, from the coding sequence ATGGAAGGAGGAAGACGGGGGATGGACAGCTTGGTGACGGCCAGGCGCACGCTGGTGGCGAGCCTGGAGAAGTCGCGGACGCTGGGCGCCGCCCTCGCGCGCGCCGGCCCCCGCCTCGACGAGATCCGGCAGCGCCTCCCCTCGCTGGAGGCCGCTGTCCGCCCGATCTGCGCCGACCGCGGCGCGCTCGCCGCAGCGGGCGGGCATATCGACCGCGCCGTTGGCCCTGCTGCCGCCGTGCTCAAGGTGTTCGACGCGGTCCACGGCCTCGAGCGGTCCCTCCTCGCCGACCTCCGCGCCGATCTCTTCGGCTACCTGTCGGTCCTCAAGCGCCTCGAGGAGGCCCTCCGGTTTCTCTCTGAGAACTGCGGCCTCGCGGTGCAGTGGCTCGACGACATTGTGGAGTACCTCGACGACCACTCCCTCGCCGATCCCCGCTTCATCGAGGCCCTCAAGGCCTCCCTCGACTCCGTCAAGCCCTCACCTTCGGCTCTCGACGGCGGCCTCCTCGTTGCCGCCCTCGACAAGCTCGAATCTCAGTTCCGGCGCCTCCTGGCCGATCACACCGTCCCTCTTCAAATGCCATCCGACATCGTCGGCGTCCCAGCCATCGCCCCTTCCCCCCTTCCTGTCTCTGTCATCAACAAGCTCCGCGCCATCCTCGAGCGTACCACTGCAAACGACCGGCTTGATCGCTGCATCTCCATCTATGTCGACGTGCGAGGGTCCAATGTCCGCGCCAGCCTCCGCGCGCTCGACCTCGAGTACCTCGAGATCACGCCCGCCGAGTTCAACGGCGTGCAGAGCATCGAAGGGTACATCCAGAAGTGGTGCCGCCACCTCGAGTTTGCCATCAAGCACCTCTTCGAGGCCGAGTTCAAGGTGTGCATCGAGGTGTTCGAGCGTGCTGGACCGCGAGATGTAGCCCTGTCATGCTTCGCGGAGATTGCTGCACACGCTGGGATGCTTGCGTTCCTCCGGTTTGGGAAGACGGTCACCGAGACAAGGAAAGATCCCATCAAACTACTCAAGCTTCTTGATATCTTTGCGACATTGAACAGATTAAGGTTGGACTTCAACCGGATTTTTGGAGGAAAGGCTTGTTCTGAGATCCAGAATCAAACAAGGGATCTTATCAAGAGAGTGATTGATGGGGCTTGTGAGATCTTTTGGGAGCTCTTGCATCAAGTGGAGCTGCAAAGACAGACGCCACCACCTTCCGATGGAGCTGTGCCAAAGCTGGTGGCCTTCGTCACTGATTACTGCAATAAGCTTCTCAGCGAGGAGCATCTGCCGGTGCTCACTCAGGTTCTGATCATAAATCGGAGCTGGAAGCAGGAGAAGTTCCAAGAGAGACTCCTAACTGATGCAATTTTGGACATATTTAAAGCCCTCGAGGCAAATTTTGAGACTTGGTCCAAGAGCTATGAGGACATTCCTCTTTCCTATCTATTCGCGATGAACACACATTGGCATTTCTACAAGAATCTGAAGGGGACCAAGCTGGGGGAGCTATTAGGTGAGGCAAAGTTGAAGGAGCATGAGCAGTACAAGGATTACTATGCTGCATATTTCCTGAGGGAAAGCTGGGGAAAGCTTCCATCTCTACTGAGTAGGGAAGGGTTGATATTGTTCTCAGGGGGTAGAAGCAAGGCACGGGATCTGGTGAAGCAGCGATTGAAAGCTTTCAATAGGTCCTTCGATGAGATGTATCAGAAGCAGTCAACTTGGGTTATATCAGATAAGGAATTGAGGGAGAAACTATGTCATTCGATAGTGCAGACGATTGTTCCTAGTTACCGGAGCTATATGCAGAACTATGGGCCTCTGGTGGAGCAAGACGCAAGCGCAAGCAAATATGCAAAGTACACAGCCCAAAGCTTGGAGAACATGCTTGGTTCTCTTTTCCTGCATAAGCCTGGGAGAACAATGAGTCTCAACATTAGGCACTCAAATGGAAAATTGAATAGTGTAATGACTAGCATGTCTCGCTCTGCCTCAACTGTGAGCTGA